One Archocentrus centrarchus isolate MPI-CPG fArcCen1 chromosome 14, fArcCen1, whole genome shotgun sequence DNA window includes the following coding sequences:
- the pimreg gene encoding uncharacterized protein pimreg translates to MASSVMDNVGKAVIGVWRAHTVLDESDGAESSPEAPDRFRKLRSSSSLNSLRMSLRKRLPLRSVQASSLPERPTWETMKEQPKPSTVNKLTRSARNSINGVYQRLQRTREFSREECLVVTPGRDGENAGASDSCTPKRTPYRAATPRRTPRPAATPGSKGRRTPEASVRGVKTGGGRRQLVRMAALRSPFASPNTQSQKLKFDQDLESVSSGLRRLKHLSKAFDDLIGRDNRPGPKERSGGVMMRKLDPNGKLSRSNLTRRATRLSDTLGTWAHTAVNTVRKPN, encoded by the exons ATGGCCTCCTCAGTCATGGATAATGTTGGTAAAGCTGTGATTGGAGTTTGGCGGGCACATACAGTCTTGGATGAGTCTGATGGAGCAGAGAGCTCCCCAGAAGCCCCTGACCGTTTCCGCAAACTTCGgtcctcatcttcactcaactCTCTGAGGATGTCACTGAGGAAGCGACTCCCACTACGATCTGTCCAGGCCAGTTCCCTCCCTGAACGTCCTACCTGGGAAACTATGAAGGAACAACCAAAACCCAGCACAGTCAACAAGCTTACTCGCAGCGCTCGTAACTCCATCAATGGAGTGTATCAG AGGTTACAGAGGACCAGAGAGTTTTCCCGTGAGGAGTGTTTGGTAGTGACCCCGGGTCGTGACGGAGAAAATGCTGGTGCATCAGATTCGTGCACCCCAAAGCGTACACCTTATCGAGCTGCAACACCCAGACGCACACCCAGACCAGCAGCTACCCCCGGCTCCAAAGGACGAAGGACTCCTGAAGCATCCGTACGAGGAGTGAAGACAGGAGGTGGCAGGAGGCAACTGGTTCGCATGGCTGCTTTACGAAGTCCCTTCGCCTCCCCAAACACGCAGAGCCAGAAGCT GAAATTTGACCAAGATTTGGAGTCAGTTTCCAGCGGACTGAGGAGGCTCAAACATCTTTCAAAGGCCTTTGATGATCTCATTGGCAGAGACAACAG ACCTGGTCCAAAGGAACGTTCTGGGGGAGTGATGATGAGAAAGTTGGATCCCAACGGTAAACTCAGCCGCTCAAACCTCACACGCAGAGCCACTCGCCTCTCAGACACGCTGGGCACTTGGGCCCACACAGCTGTAAACACTGTTCGTAAACCCAACTGA
- the LOC115792651 gene encoding transmembrane and immunoglobulin domain-containing protein 1-like produces MILRAALFHLFLFCASQILAINITSDPGNDSEGVIHVGLEGPVSLVCALDTQPEEELVWLRHDAVVRLEDGNKKGRSAVCVTPIHEDNGAMFTCYQKGNSTVRASVTLNVTFAPNISGSEEVTVEEEGVLVLECDIRANPLLSSVTWTLNGSLVDLRAGGFTVINNGLTSQLKASKVEKSLHEGMYQCTVVSPMYGVRNKLFQVTTTGKTLKFPLGPIIAGVVVVALTALFAVVSRWKKITKCCK; encoded by the exons ATGATCCTCAGAGCTGCTCTTTTCCACTTGTTCCTCTTCTGTGCAAGCCAGATTTTAG CCATTAATATCACATCTGATCCAGGAAATGACAGTGAGGGTGTTATACACGTAGGCCTTGAAGGGCCTGTGTCTCTGGTCTGTGCACTTGATACTCAGCCTGAAGAAGAACTGGTCTGGCTCAGGCATGATGCCGTGGTTCGTCTGGAGGACGGAAACAAGAAGGGtcgcagcgctgtgtgtgttaCACCCATCCATGAAGATAATGGTGCCATGTTCACTTGTTACCAAAAAGGAAATTCCACAGTTAGGGCCTCTGTCACGCTGAATGTCACAT TTGCCCCAAATATATCTGGATCAGAGGAGGTTACAGTTGAAGAGGAGGGTGTCCTTGTCTTGGAGTGTGACATCAGGGCCAATCCACTTCTCTCCTCTGTGACGTGGACACTAAATGGAAGCCTGGTGGATCTGCGGGCAGGTGGCTTCACTGTGATCAATAACGGCTTGACGAGCCAGCTGAAAGCCAGCAAAGTGGAGAAAAGCTTGCATGAAGGCATGTATCAGTGCACAGTGGTCAGTCCCATGTATGGAGTACGCAACAAGCTTTTCCAGGTCACAACAACAG GCAAAACCTTGAAGTTCCCACTGGGGCCCATTATagctggggtggtggtggtggcccTTACTGcactttttgctgttgtttccagGTGGAAGAAAATCACAAAG TGCTGCAAGTAA
- the cct8 gene encoding T-complex protein 1 subunit theta, translating into MALHVPKAPGFAQMLKDGAKHFSGLEEAVFRNIRACKELSQTTRTAYGPNGMNKMVINHLEKLFVTNDAATILRELEVQHPAAKMIVLASHMQEQEVGDGTNFVLVFAGALLELAEELLRMGLSVSEVIEGYEKACKKALEILPDCVCSSAKNLHDINEATLLIRTAVMSKQYGNEDFLANLIAQACVSIFPESGNFNVDNVRVCKILGSGVTASSMLHGMVFKKEAEGDITSVKDAKIAVFSCPFDCMVTETKGTVLINNAQELMNFSKGEENLMEANVKAIKEAGASVVVTGGKVADMALHYANKYKLMVVRLNSKWDLRRLCKTVGAVALPKMMAPTPEEMGSCDSVYLTEVGDTQVVVFKHDKEDGAISTVVIRGSTDNLMDDIERAVDDGVNTFKVLARDKRLVPGAGATEIELAKQITSYGESCPGLEQYAIKKFADAFEALPRALAENSGVKGSELISKLYSAHHEGNKNIGFDIEGEGPAVKDMLEAGILDPYLVKYWGIKLATNAAITVLRVDQIIMAKPAGGPKPPQGKKDFDDDD; encoded by the exons ATGGCCCTCCATGTCCCCAAAGCTCCGGGCTTTGCCCAGATGTTAAAGGATGGCGCCAAG CACTTTTCAGGTCTTGAAGAGGCTGTCTTCCGTAACATCAGAGCTTGTAAGGAGCTTTCTCAAACCACCCGCACTGCCTATGGGCCTAATG GTATGAACAAAATGGTCATCAACCACTTAGAGAAGCTTTTTGTCACCAATGATGCTGCAACAATTCTCAGAGAGCTTGAG GTGCAGCATCCCGCAGCTAAAATGATTGTACTGGCATCCCACATGCAAGAACAGGAAGTTGGCGATGGTACCAACTTTGTCCTGGTGTTTGCTGGAGCTCTGCTGGAGCTGGCTGAAGAGCTCCTCAGAATGGGCTTGTCCGTTTCAGAG GTGATTGAGGGCTACGAGAAGGCTTGTAAGAAGGCCCTGGAGATCCTGCCAGACTGCGTTTGCTCCTCAGCCAAGAACCTCCACGATATCAACGAGGCCACATTGCTCATCCGTACAGCAGTCATGAGTAAACAGTACGGCAATGAAGACTTTCTCGCCAACCTCATTGCGCAGGCCTGTG TATCAATCTTCCCTGAGTCCGGCAATTTCAATGTTGATAATGTCAGAGTATGCAAGATTTTG GGTAGTGGGGTGACAGCATCTTCTATGCTTCATGGCATGGTTTTTAAGAAGGAGGCAGAGGGAGACATCACATCGGTTAAAGACGCCAAAATCGCTGTTTTCTCCTGCCCCTTTGACTGCATGGTGACAGAGACCAAG GGCACAGTGTTGATAAATAATGCACAGGAGCTCATGAACTTCAGTAAAGGAGAGGAAAATTTGATGGAAGCTAATGTGAAGGCCATCAAGGAGGCTGGTGCCAGTGTGGTGGTAACTGGGGGCAAAGTGGCTGACATGGCGCTGCACTATGCCAACAAATACAAGCTCATGGTGGTCAG GCTTAACTCCAAGTGGGACCTCAGGAGGTTATGTAAGACTGTGGGAGCTGTAGCCCTGCCCAAGATG ATGGCTCCAACTCCAGAGGAGATGGGTAGCTGCGACAGTGTATACCTGACCGAGGTGGGAGACACTCAGGTGGTCGTCTTCAAACATG ATAAAGAGGATGGTGCCATCTCAACGGTGGTGATCAGAGGCTCCACTGATAACCTGATGGATGATATTGAGAGGGCTGTAGATGATGGGGTCAACACCTTTAAAGTTCTGGCCAGG GACAAACGGCTGGTACCCGGAGCAGGAGCCACTGAGATTGAGCTGGCCAAACAGATCACATCATATGGAGAG TCCTGCCCCGGCCTGGAGCAATACGCCATTAAAAAGTTTGCTGACGCTTTCGAGGCGTTGCCACGTGCCCTCGCTGAGAACTCTGGTGTGAAGGGGAGCGAGCTTATTTCTAAGCTGTATTCTGCGCATCACGagggaaacaaaaacattggcTTTGACATTGAG GGTGAAGGTCCTGCTGTTAAGGACATGCTCGAAGCCGGCATCCTGGATCCTTACCTGGTCAAATACTGGGGCATAAAACTGGCCACCAACGCTGCCATCACAGTGCTGAGGGTGGATCAG ATCATCATGGCCAAACCAGCAGGGGGACCCAAACCTCCCCAGGGCAAGAAGGACTTTGATGACGATGACTGA